The following proteins are co-located in the Triticum aestivum cultivar Chinese Spring chromosome 1A, IWGSC CS RefSeq v2.1, whole genome shotgun sequence genome:
- the LOC123048833 gene encoding uncharacterized protein: protein MASLTVSQTTPAAGNANKQREGAEIITGAEACYEHSKELLKGLGFPGGVMPLRGLDECGLVRETGYVWMRQGKPYEHHFRATGTRVRYDAEVTAYVEEGRMKRMTGVRSKQMMLWVPIVEMSLDGADKVYFKSNVGIGRSFPAAAFADEDDPAAAAATEANDKQ, encoded by the coding sequence ATGGCCTCCCTCACCGTCTCGCAGACGACACCGGCGGCCGGCAACGCCAACAAGCAGCGCGAGGGCGCGGAGATCATCACAGGCGCCGAGGCGTGCTACGAGCACTCCAAGGAGCTCCTCAAGGGGCTGGGGTTCCCGGGCGGGGTGATGCCGCTGCGCGGGCTGGACGAGTGCGGGCTGGTGCGGGAGACCGGCTACGTGTGGATGCGGCAGGGGAAGCCCTACGAGCACCACTTCCGCGCCACGGGCACCCGGGTGCGCTACGACGCCGAGGTGACGGCGTACGTGGAGGAAGGGCGGATGAAGCGGATGACCGGGGTCCGGAGCAAGCAGATGATGCTCTGGGTGCCCATCGTCGAGATGAGCCTCGACGGCGCCGACAAGGTCTACTTCAAGTCCAACGTCGGCATCGGTCgctccttccccgccgccgccttcgccgacgAGGACGaccctgctgccgccgccgccaccgaggccAACGACAAGCAGTGA